Proteins encoded in a region of the Sulfurimonas marina genome:
- a CDS encoding sensor domain-containing diguanylate cyclase yields MRIFFLLLFTIISIYAQDISITANGQKISNFPLEIYEDKSRGMTFSDVQNLTTFQSYTSNISKGYSDSAFWIRFTVKNSSIEKLNYFIFFTETYLNKVDGYIINADNSFTEFHYGVWYLTQSQRKDIVKPTMAIELNPQEKKTVYIRMFSKYPMFTAIHLFDEEGVDDFSYLVKLFHIFFLGAVLALVLYNLGIFFFIRDISYLYYIFFISGFAIWQMISIGVFPFDSFQSTFSFYAFSMAIPLFQAFLMLFTRSLLDLKHQLPQYAKLLKVVAYLYIVFSISMLFDPARSLFVMNTFSTFILPLLLFVGYESYKIGNKIAKYFLIAQFCFLSMGTLFALAAYGLLEFNIFTRYGIIVGSFGEMIFFALALAYRIKVLETEKLEFIELTNKELDQKVQSRTQELQIAKDKLEKLANKDSLTGLHNRRALFNESSKFIQLAKRESQPLSLIMFDLDNFKNINDTYGHAVGDEVLKAFAEQLRHVRESDIAARIGGEEFILFCPNTDLESATILAQQIRTRTEELAVVTEDTALFFTVSAGVSTLDFTNDKKIDDLMLRADKALYEAKNKGRNSVVQFK; encoded by the coding sequence ATGCGTATTTTCTTTTTGCTTCTTTTTACGATCATAAGTATATATGCACAAGATATTTCTATTACTGCTAATGGGCAAAAGATTAGTAATTTTCCTTTAGAGATCTATGAAGATAAATCAAGGGGGATGACATTTTCTGATGTTCAGAATTTAACAACTTTTCAATCATATACAAGTAATATTAGCAAGGGGTACAGTGACTCTGCTTTTTGGATCCGTTTCACGGTAAAAAATAGTTCAATAGAGAAACTTAACTACTTCATTTTTTTCACAGAGACATACCTAAATAAAGTAGATGGGTACATTATCAATGCAGATAACAGTTTTACTGAGTTTCATTATGGAGTATGGTATTTAACTCAAAGTCAGCGAAAAGATATAGTCAAACCTACGATGGCAATAGAGCTAAATCCTCAAGAGAAGAAAACCGTCTACATAAGAATGTTTTCAAAATATCCTATGTTTACAGCTATACACCTTTTTGATGAAGAGGGTGTTGATGATTTTTCCTATTTAGTAAAGTTGTTTCATATCTTTTTCTTGGGTGCTGTTCTTGCCTTAGTATTATATAACTTAGGGATCTTTTTCTTTATTCGAGATATTTCCTATCTCTATTACATCTTTTTTATCAGTGGTTTTGCTATCTGGCAGATGATCTCTATAGGTGTCTTTCCGTTTGATAGTTTTCAATCCACATTTAGTTTTTATGCTTTTTCGATGGCAATACCGCTTTTTCAAGCTTTTTTAATGCTTTTTACCCGTTCTCTTTTAGACCTAAAGCATCAGTTACCTCAATATGCAAAATTGCTAAAAGTAGTTGCCTATCTGTATATAGTTTTTTCAATTAGTATGTTGTTTGATCCTGCTCGTAGCTTGTTTGTTATGAATACATTTTCAACTTTTATCTTGCCTCTTTTACTTTTTGTAGGATATGAAAGTTATAAGATCGGAAACAAAATTGCTAAGTATTTTTTAATAGCACAATTTTGTTTTTTATCTATGGGGACACTCTTTGCACTTGCAGCTTACGGTCTTTTAGAGTTTAATATTTTTACCCGTTACGGCATTATAGTAGGGTCATTTGGTGAGATGATCTTTTTTGCTTTAGCCTTGGCTTACCGCATTAAAGTATTAGAAACGGAAAAACTGGAGTTTATTGAACTGACAAACAAAGAATTAGATCAAAAGGTTCAGAGTCGAACACAAGAGTTACAGATAGCAAAAGATAAGCTTGAAAAACTTGCAAATAAGGATTCATTGACAGGATTGCACAATAGAAGGGCACTTTTTAACGAGAGCAGCAAGTTTATACAACTGGCTAAGAGAGAATCTCAACCACTGAGTCTCATTATGTTTGACCTTGATAACTTTAAAAATATTAACGATACTTACGGGCATGCAGTTGGAGATGAAGTATTAAAAGCTTTTGCAGAACAACTTCGACATGTTAGGGAGTCAGATATAGCAGCTAGAATAGGTGGAGAAGAATTCATTCTATTTTGTCCAAATACAGACTTGGAATCGGCAACTATATTGGCTCAGCAGATTAGAACAAGAACAGAAGAACTTGCAGTCGTAACAGAGGATACTGCTCTCTTTTTTACAGTAAGTGCAGGTGTTAGCACACTTGACTTTACAAATGACAAGAAAATAGATGACTTAATGTTACGTGCAGATAAAGCATTGTATGAAGCTAAAAATAAAGGTCGTAACAGCGTCGTACAGTTTAAATAG
- a CDS encoding plasma-membrane proton-efflux P-type ATPase translates to MNKETDTLKGLTSQEVQEKLEHYGYNQLNEKEESWYKRLFKRFWGPIPWMIEIAALLSYFAHKYEDFIIIMILLFVNAFVDFFQESKALSAISVLKQKLQHHALVFRDDHWQTVEAKELVPDDLIKVKIGDIAPADLKLLDNEEFLLVDQSALTGESLPVTKKGGEEIYANAVIKQGEMLARVTNTGSNTYFGKTVGLVAKAQHEQKSHFQKMVLNVGNFLIALTIVMILVILGVGYFRDESMSELLIFSLVLTISAIPVAMPAVLTVTMAVGARVLAKKKAIVSRLSAIEELAGMDILCSDKTGTLTKNEMSLSQPFTLHGFTANELYYYAALASIKENEDPIEKPIFAYIDDHHLNDKLYNAEFIKHIPFDPVRKRIEATYKIDDNTINIIKGAPQVILSLSDISGHARDAVEEQIHQYALKGFRTLGVAFKNNEDEKYTFVGMVPLYDPPRDDSLDAIAQALDQGITVKIVTGDNIAVAQYISSILRIGEDIENIRDLKGESTKEYLYLSELLSRSFIKVLEPKISNAKLEHLVQTVVNDVKDQLHHQLPAGTVQKHESEIISLIESANGFAEVFPEDKYFIVEELQKANHIVGMTGDGVNDAPALKKADCGIAVSNATDAARAAADIVLTVPGLSVIVDAIKQARITFERMKSYTIFRIAETIRIILFMTLAIVAFQFYPVTALMIIVLALLNDIPILAIAYDNTKIQKKPIRWDMKELLVLSSWLGIAGVLSSFLLFWYTVTVLKLPLELVQSIFFAKLVVAGHGTIYNTRTDTWFFKKPYPSLTLFGATFLSRIVGTIIAVYGFGLMEPIGWEWALGMWAYAMAWFVFNDMVKLSVLDFYRKKTFHSSHT, encoded by the coding sequence ATGAATAAAGAGACAGACACCCTTAAAGGTTTAACATCTCAAGAGGTTCAAGAAAAACTTGAACACTACGGCTACAATCAGCTAAATGAGAAAGAAGAGAGCTGGTATAAAAGACTGTTTAAAAGATTTTGGGGGCCTATCCCATGGATGATTGAAATCGCCGCCCTCCTCTCCTACTTTGCCCACAAATACGAAGACTTTATCATCATTATGATTTTACTATTTGTCAATGCCTTTGTTGACTTTTTTCAAGAATCAAAAGCGTTAAGTGCCATTTCCGTACTGAAACAAAAACTTCAACATCATGCCCTTGTTTTTCGTGATGATCATTGGCAGACAGTAGAAGCAAAAGAGTTGGTTCCCGATGATCTTATCAAAGTAAAGATCGGCGATATTGCTCCAGCTGATTTAAAACTGCTTGATAATGAGGAGTTTTTACTTGTCGATCAGTCTGCTTTAACCGGGGAATCTTTACCTGTAACAAAAAAAGGCGGTGAAGAGATCTATGCAAATGCAGTCATCAAACAAGGAGAGATGTTAGCAAGAGTAACCAATACCGGCTCAAACACCTACTTTGGTAAAACTGTTGGTTTAGTCGCTAAAGCACAACATGAACAAAAAAGCCATTTTCAAAAAATGGTTTTAAATGTAGGAAACTTTTTAATTGCCCTAACGATAGTGATGATCTTAGTCATCTTAGGTGTTGGATATTTTAGAGATGAGAGTATGAGTGAACTATTGATCTTTTCACTTGTACTTACCATCTCTGCTATCCCAGTTGCAATGCCTGCTGTTTTAACAGTAACTATGGCAGTCGGAGCCAGAGTTTTAGCAAAAAAGAAAGCGATTGTCAGCAGACTCTCGGCTATTGAAGAGTTAGCTGGCATGGATATACTATGCTCCGATAAAACAGGAACTCTTACCAAAAATGAGATGAGCCTCTCTCAACCATTTACTCTCCACGGTTTTACGGCAAATGAACTCTACTATTATGCAGCATTGGCAAGTATTAAAGAGAATGAAGACCCAATAGAAAAACCTATCTTTGCATATATTGATGATCATCACCTCAACGATAAGTTATATAATGCAGAGTTCATTAAACATATCCCTTTTGATCCCGTAAGAAAACGTATAGAAGCGACATATAAAATTGACGATAATACAATCAACATTATCAAAGGGGCGCCACAGGTCATCCTATCTTTAAGCGATATCTCCGGACATGCCAGAGACGCAGTAGAGGAACAGATACACCAGTATGCGTTAAAAGGTTTTAGAACATTAGGTGTTGCTTTTAAAAATAACGAGGATGAGAAATATACCTTTGTTGGAATGGTTCCTCTCTACGATCCACCACGTGATGACTCATTGGATGCTATAGCCCAAGCACTCGATCAAGGAATAACAGTTAAAATAGTTACAGGGGACAATATTGCCGTAGCACAATACATATCTTCAATACTTAGAATAGGTGAAGATATAGAAAACATCCGCGATCTAAAAGGTGAAAGTACAAAAGAGTACCTTTATCTATCTGAGCTTTTATCTCGATCGTTTATAAAAGTTCTTGAACCGAAAATATCAAATGCAAAGTTAGAGCACTTAGTACAAACTGTTGTCAATGACGTCAAAGATCAACTCCATCATCAGCTTCCTGCAGGAACAGTACAAAAACACGAATCCGAGATCATATCGCTCATTGAAAGTGCAAACGGCTTTGCTGAAGTTTTCCCTGAAGATAAGTACTTTATAGTTGAAGAGCTTCAAAAAGCAAACCATATTGTGGGAATGACAGGTGATGGTGTAAACGATGCGCCGGCACTTAAAAAAGCAGATTGTGGGATTGCCGTAAGTAATGCAACAGATGCTGCAAGAGCCGCTGCAGATATTGTCCTTACTGTACCTGGACTTAGTGTAATTGTAGATGCAATAAAACAGGCAAGAATCACTTTTGAAAGGATGAAAAGCTACACTATCTTTAGAATAGCAGAAACGATAAGAATTATACTTTTTATGACTTTAGCTATCGTTGCTTTTCAATTTTATCCCGTTACTGCCTTGATGATCATAGTGCTTGCCCTGCTTAATGATATACCAATTTTAGCAATAGCCTATGACAATACCAAGATTCAAAAAAAACCGATTCGTTGGGATATGAAAGAGTTACTAGTCCTATCTTCTTGGCTAGGGATCGCAGGTGTACTCTCTTCATTTTTACTGTTTTGGTATACAGTAACGGTTTTAAAACTTCCATTAGAACTGGTGCAAAGTATCTTTTTTGCAAAGCTGGTTGTTGCCGGACACGGGACAATATACAATACCCGTACAGATACATGGTTTTTTAAAAAACCCTACCCTTCATTAACGCTCTTTGGTGCTACGTTCTTAAGTAGAATTGTAGGAACCATCATAGCTGTATACGGCTTTGGACTCATGGAACCTATAGGATGGGAATGGGCTTTAGGTATGTGGGCATATGCAATGGCATGGTTTGTATTTAACGATATGGTAAAACTATCAGTACTCGATTTTTACCGTAAAAAGACTTTCCATAGTTCTCACACTTAA
- a CDS encoding carbon-nitrogen hydrolase family protein yields the protein MKAAVLQLSSQGLSSTKLLNYIRIANKKGVKLLLLGEYILNPFFKELCDMSVSMIKEQSEQQIKILKDLSSTYEITIIAPIVLVKKKQLYKTIAKFAPNSTSYYQQQILINYSHWNEEKFFANEIETIKAPLTFKVENLKFAVISGFELHFDEIFKKIKNKNIDCILMPSVSTFESYERWKALIQTRAFTNNCYVLRANRIGEYQEKDFTWKFYGDSVLASPDGEILTHLGNKEELMLVKLSHKEVVASRRMWGFRDAVKRREVKI from the coding sequence ATGAAAGCTGCCGTTTTACAACTAAGCTCGCAAGGACTTAGTTCTACAAAACTTTTAAACTACATCAGAATTGCCAATAAAAAGGGGGTAAAACTCCTTTTACTCGGTGAATATATATTAAATCCTTTCTTCAAAGAACTTTGCGATATGTCTGTAAGCATGATCAAAGAGCAATCTGAACAACAGATCAAGATCTTAAAAGATCTCTCAAGTACTTATGAGATCACAATTATTGCTCCGATTGTCTTGGTAAAGAAAAAACAGCTCTACAAAACAATCGCAAAATTTGCACCGAATTCCACTTCCTATTATCAACAACAGATACTTATCAACTATTCTCATTGGAATGAAGAGAAGTTTTTTGCAAATGAGATAGAGACAATAAAAGCTCCATTAACATTTAAAGTGGAAAACCTCAAGTTTGCTGTTATAAGTGGATTTGAACTTCATTTTGATGAGATATTTAAAAAAATAAAAAATAAAAATATTGACTGTATCTTGATGCCTAGTGTATCTACATTTGAATCGTATGAGCGCTGGAAAGCACTTATTCAGACACGTGCTTTTACAAATAACTGTTATGTTTTACGAGCTAATAGGATTGGAGAATACCAAGAAAAAGATTTCACATGGAAATTTTACGGAGATTCTGTTTTAGCATCCCCGGATGGTGAGATACTGACTCACTTGGGGAACAAAGAGGAACTAATGCTTGTAAAACTCTCCCACAAAGAAGTGGTTGCCTCTCGTAGAATGTGGGGTTTTCGTGATGCGGTCAAACGAAGAGAAGTTAAGATATAA
- a CDS encoding HesA/MoeB/ThiF family protein: MMKYFHRQVQLWGEETQQNLQSKRIAIIGSGGLGSSLAFALGASGIGEIHMVDFDEVSLHNIHRQIAFKTGDEGKNKAQINAQIIEQRCPFTKAIAHDCDFAGWAAKNIEVDLIIDATDNLPTRGEINTYAKEKNLPWVYGSVEAFHGQVCFIDESSFSDAFKIIQKTPAGIAAPIVMHIASLQANLALRFLAGLSVKKDMLYYLYFNDEGELITQKFTLPK; the protein is encoded by the coding sequence ATGATGAAATACTTCCATCGCCAAGTACAACTATGGGGTGAAGAGACACAACAAAATCTACAATCAAAAAGAATCGCTATTATAGGTTCGGGAGGTCTTGGTTCCTCTTTAGCATTTGCACTAGGTGCAAGCGGTATTGGAGAGATCCATATGGTTGATTTTGATGAAGTAAGTTTACATAATATCCATAGACAAATCGCTTTTAAAACGGGTGATGAAGGAAAAAACAAAGCCCAAATCAACGCACAAATAATAGAGCAAAGATGCCCTTTCACAAAAGCTATTGCACATGATTGCGATTTTGCCGGCTGGGCAGCTAAAAATATAGAAGTGGACCTCATTATAGATGCGACGGATAACCTCCCTACTCGCGGAGAGATTAACACATATGCAAAAGAGAAAAATCTTCCATGGGTTTACGGAAGTGTTGAAGCGTTTCACGGACAGGTTTGTTTTATAGATGAGTCTTCATTTTCCGATGCATTCAAAATTATCCAAAAAACACCTGCAGGGATTGCAGCTCCAATAGTGATGCATATAGCTTCCCTTCAAGCAAATTTAGCACTACGCTTTTTAGCGGGCCTTTCAGTAAAAAAAGATATGTTATACTATCTTTACTTTAATGATGAAGGTGAGTTAATAACACAAAAGTTCACCCTGCCAAAATAA
- the metX gene encoding homoserine O-acetyltransferase MetX, giving the protein MSLNLQTHTEHFTNPLYLESGRILEPYDITYETYGTLNEEKTNVIVVCHALTGSHHAAGIYEGESKAGWWDGLIGPDKAIDTNKYFVICSNVIGSCFGSTGPISTQHPHHEPYRYKFPVISVKDMVKAQRILFDRLDIHRVEAIIGGSMGGMQALQFAIHYPNFANKVIALATTHATQPWAIAFNKVAQEAILKDPEFQQGYYDPEVIKEQGLSGMAVGRMAGHISFLSHESMNKKFGRDYKRTDGLYELFGKFQVESYLEYNGYNFTKWFDPLSYLYITKAINIYDLSRGFDSLSDALDKVSADLHLISFKNDLLFRDFEMKEIADEMTKLGKKNFDYFCVESDYGHDAFLVELEKFDRYITEVLDG; this is encoded by the coding sequence TTGAGTTTAAACCTACAAACACATACGGAACATTTTACTAACCCTTTATACTTAGAAAGTGGCCGTATTTTAGAACCTTATGACATAACATACGAGACATATGGAACTCTTAATGAAGAGAAAACAAATGTAATTGTAGTTTGTCACGCGCTTACAGGTTCACACCATGCTGCCGGAATTTATGAAGGTGAAAGTAAAGCCGGTTGGTGGGATGGACTTATCGGTCCAGATAAAGCGATCGATACTAACAAATATTTTGTAATTTGCTCAAACGTGATCGGGAGTTGTTTTGGCTCAACAGGACCGATAAGTACACAACATCCTCACCACGAACCATACCGTTATAAGTTTCCGGTAATCAGCGTAAAAGATATGGTCAAAGCACAAAGAATCTTATTTGATCGCCTTGATATCCATAGAGTTGAAGCAATAATCGGTGGGAGTATGGGTGGTATGCAAGCTCTTCAGTTTGCTATTCACTACCCTAACTTTGCAAACAAGGTAATAGCTCTTGCAACGACTCATGCTACACAGCCATGGGCTATTGCTTTTAATAAAGTCGCCCAAGAAGCTATTTTAAAAGATCCCGAATTTCAACAAGGGTATTACGATCCGGAAGTTATCAAAGAACAAGGTCTTTCAGGTATGGCTGTAGGACGTATGGCCGGGCATATCAGCTTTTTATCTCATGAATCAATGAATAAAAAATTTGGCCGTGACTATAAACGTACAGATGGTCTTTATGAGCTTTTTGGAAAGTTTCAAGTTGAATCGTACTTAGAGTACAACGGCTATAACTTTACAAAGTGGTTTGACCCGCTCTCGTACCTTTACATCACAAAAGCGATTAATATCTACGATCTATCCCGTGGATTTGATTCCCTTAGTGATGCCCTTGATAAAGTGAGTGCAGACCTTCATCTGATCAGCTTTAAAAATGATCTTTTATTTAGAGATTTTGAGATGAAAGAGATTGCAGATGAGATGACAAAACTGGGCAAAAAGAATTTTGACTACTTTTGTGTTGAGAGTGATTACGGGCACGATGCATTTTTAGTTGAACTAGAAAAATTTGATAGATATATAACAGAGGTTTTAGATGGATAA
- a CDS encoding NUDIX domain-containing protein → MPFTPKTPYLTVDGIVEIYNGLSEFQGIVLIKRKYEPIGLAIPGGFVDIGETVEEAVVREMKEEISLDVEIDKLLGVYSDPARDKRFHTVSIVFVCKAYGIPQGADDAKEAHIYKLDELQLDQLVFDHGQILKDYLKEHHHE, encoded by the coding sequence ATGCCATTTACACCCAAAACTCCATATCTTACAGTTGACGGTATCGTTGAAATTTATAACGGTCTATCGGAGTTTCAAGGTATAGTTCTTATAAAGCGTAAATATGAACCTATCGGTTTAGCGATACCGGGTGGCTTTGTCGATATTGGTGAAACGGTAGAGGAGGCAGTAGTTCGCGAGATGAAAGAGGAGATCTCTTTGGATGTTGAGATCGATAAACTTTTAGGTGTATACTCAGACCCTGCAAGAGACAAAAGGTTTCACACCGTATCTATTGTTTTTGTATGCAAAGCTTACGGTATCCCTCAAGGTGCAGATGATGCAAAAGAAGCACATATCTATAAACTAGATGAACTACAACTAGATCAACTTGTCTTTGATCATGGGCAAATTTTAAAAGATTATCTCAAAGAGCATCATCATGAATAA
- the xseB gene encoding exodeoxyribonuclease VII small subunit, translating into MDNEQQSFELKLENAKKTLEKLMNPEITLEDSVKEYEAGMKELSEAQKMLEDAQIKIQEIKNK; encoded by the coding sequence ATGGATAACGAACAACAAAGCTTTGAACTTAAATTGGAAAATGCAAAAAAAACTCTTGAAAAACTTATGAACCCCGAGATTACATTAGAGGATAGTGTAAAAGAGTATGAAGCAGGTATGAAAGAGTTAAGTGAAGCACAAAAGATGCTTGAAGATGCACAAATCAAGATCCAAGAGATCAAAAACAAATAA